In Thauera aromatica K172, one DNA window encodes the following:
- a CDS encoding AAA family ATPase: MAKHNKGNKAPVAQNANTAQSAVASAWQKATAGIGSLASLVQGDASAVALPELEKDQISELDKVEPEKKIELERLLADISDVAKRLRDLHEDAQKRTEDLVRKEEAFSRRSDENKRRTEEIHKLDEELKQRQVEIKKSESSLADKERELEKRELDARSGFAAQNVAALSDLKKEIVELESKKTEIQFGILQAEQKARDDESARASELMEREAEIANKERALQQQQRRLDAEWKELERERVQIREDALREASQETARLTDARLRAEARLEKVYRDWTLTEQKLEQFREFSEALAGRSAREILDELAAQKRRVTQLENQIANSQDDQLQFENEALRKLRDEQKAQLDEVHLDLADAKAQLHRLRLGVSDKENLEREKRALEKNNQILSARLNDLGKTVDDLTQSKQSEKPFPQMAWMDSASPADWIKDRKAKELSLPEQNVPDLKKFSVELQHRIAQAEEGATLHFRLEDIQLLIAGLAMSQLHIFQGISGTGKTSLAKAFAKAVGGHCTDIAVQAGWRDRDDLLGHYNAFEKRFYERDCLQGLYRAQTAAYKDRCNIILLDEMNLSRPEQYFAEFLSALEKNDTRDRLISLSESQLPNAPALLVEGRRIRVPHNVWFVGTANHDETTNEFADKTYDRAHVMTLPRHEAGFKVEPKPKASFSYGSLMERFDAAVTQNAEEVSELLAELTTGPLTSLLQDRFDLGWGNRLERQAMRFVPVYMAAGGRKEDALDHLLASRVFRRGKVTGRYDATVDDLAAIEQALTTVWRGWKSEPRRSLALLAEDRRRKERGA; the protein is encoded by the coding sequence GTGGCAAAACACAACAAGGGGAACAAAGCCCCAGTCGCGCAAAACGCAAATACTGCACAAAGTGCGGTCGCATCGGCATGGCAGAAAGCAACTGCTGGAATTGGCTCCCTTGCATCGTTAGTGCAAGGCGATGCTTCAGCTGTGGCACTCCCTGAATTGGAGAAAGATCAGATCAGCGAGTTGGATAAGGTTGAGCCCGAGAAAAAAATCGAGCTCGAGAGGTTGCTCGCGGATATCTCTGATGTCGCAAAGAGACTTCGTGATCTACATGAAGACGCGCAGAAGCGCACAGAGGATCTGGTTCGCAAGGAGGAGGCATTCTCCCGCCGAAGTGATGAGAACAAGAGGCGAACCGAAGAGATCCACAAACTCGACGAAGAGTTGAAGCAAAGACAAGTTGAGATAAAAAAGTCCGAATCAAGTTTGGCCGATAAGGAGCGTGAGCTTGAGAAGCGAGAGTTGGATGCGCGTTCCGGTTTTGCCGCCCAAAACGTGGCCGCACTCAGTGATCTCAAAAAGGAAATCGTGGAGCTCGAGTCTAAGAAGACTGAGATTCAATTCGGCATCCTTCAAGCGGAGCAGAAAGCACGTGACGATGAGTCAGCGCGCGCATCCGAACTGATGGAGCGTGAGGCGGAGATTGCAAACAAGGAGAGAGCTCTACAGCAGCAACAACGGCGACTAGATGCTGAGTGGAAAGAGCTTGAGCGTGAACGTGTACAGATCCGCGAAGATGCACTTCGCGAGGCCAGTCAGGAAACTGCCAGATTGACCGATGCTCGACTACGCGCAGAGGCACGCCTTGAAAAGGTTTACCGCGACTGGACATTGACTGAACAGAAACTAGAGCAATTCCGGGAGTTCTCAGAGGCATTGGCGGGGAGGTCTGCCCGCGAGATACTTGACGAGTTGGCTGCCCAAAAACGTCGAGTCACTCAATTGGAAAACCAAATTGCAAACAGCCAGGATGATCAGTTGCAATTTGAGAACGAGGCGCTGCGAAAACTCCGTGACGAGCAAAAGGCTCAACTCGACGAGGTTCATCTGGATTTGGCTGATGCAAAGGCTCAACTTCATCGCCTCCGCCTCGGCGTGAGTGACAAAGAGAACCTGGAAAGAGAAAAGCGCGCCCTGGAAAAGAACAATCAGATCTTGAGTGCAAGACTCAATGACTTGGGCAAAACGGTAGATGACCTAACCCAGTCAAAGCAATCCGAGAAGCCGTTCCCTCAAATGGCATGGATGGATTCTGCGTCCCCTGCCGATTGGATTAAGGATCGCAAGGCCAAGGAGTTGAGCCTGCCGGAGCAAAACGTTCCTGATCTGAAAAAATTCTCTGTTGAATTGCAGCACCGGATCGCTCAAGCGGAGGAAGGTGCAACACTGCATTTCCGCCTAGAAGACATTCAGTTGCTTATTGCCGGGTTGGCCATGAGCCAGCTTCACATCTTTCAGGGAATCAGTGGCACTGGCAAAACAAGCTTGGCGAAGGCATTTGCAAAGGCTGTCGGGGGGCATTGCACTGACATCGCCGTCCAGGCTGGCTGGCGAGACCGTGATGATCTACTGGGGCACTACAACGCTTTCGAAAAGCGCTTCTATGAGCGCGACTGCCTGCAAGGTCTCTACCGTGCGCAAACTGCCGCTTACAAGGACCGGTGCAACATCATCTTGCTGGACGAGATGAACCTGTCGCGCCCGGAGCAGTATTTTGCTGAATTCCTCTCGGCGCTCGAAAAGAATGACACAAGAGATCGACTCATCAGTTTGTCGGAGAGCCAGTTGCCGAACGCCCCAGCGCTGCTGGTTGAGGGGCGAAGGATTCGGGTTCCCCACAACGTCTGGTTTGTAGGCACTGCTAACCACGATGAAACAACGAACGAGTTTGCTGACAAAACCTACGACCGTGCTCATGTCATGACGCTTCCCCGCCACGAAGCGGGATTCAAGGTGGAGCCAAAGCCGAAGGCCAGCTTTAGCTATGGATCTTTGATGGAGCGATTCGATGCTGCTGTGACACAAAACGCTGAGGAGGTTTCAGAGTTGTTGGCGGAGTTGACCACGGGCCCGCTCACGAGCCTCTTGCAGGATCGCTTTGACTTGGGTTGGGGCAATCGACTCGAACGTCAGGCCATGCGATTTGTCCCTGTTTACATGGCTGCCGGCGGTCGCAAAGAAGATGCTCTGGACCATTTGCTTGCCAGCAGGGTATTCAGGCGCGGGAAGGTCACTGGTAGATACGATGCGACCGTCGATGATCTTGCCGCCATCGAACAAGCGCTGACCACAGTATGGAGGGGTTGGAAATCGGAGCCTCGCCGTTCCCTTGCCTTGTTGGCTGAAGACCGTCGCCGCAAGGAACGTGGGGCATGA
- a CDS encoding protein kinase domain-containing protein, giving the protein MSTATPEAPKKNRTVLDQHGQSYELTGRIGEGGQGIVCTTNYPNVLVKIARATTDEKRASWTNKIRALMRQPLDGLPIAHPQALITQPQPGYVMELMDGLAPMTALMQVATDALMSDDGLSGYVKTGGLLRRLKMLARLARVLADLHGRGLAYGDLSPANVFVSQSLEYAEVWLIDADNVASQSRDGQQGVFTPDYGAPEILRGESGINTLTDSWSFAVMAYRILTLVHPLKGDVVLDGEPEREEAALRGELPWVDHPVDRSNALSIGLPREITLNAPLRALFERCFNAGLNNPGERPSLSEWADAFEAATGHCDQCESCGNTFFYTSKHTCPFCDHAQDANRTILLQEYRYMPPDLLREGLPEEVPESLIRKECWTRTGKAMVLSMSPAELKTLPLGTSLYADARLLCTVELARDGLWIEPSAGTKVSLQRASDDKVVPVVRRQRLKSDSRSGVSFWLHLGAVKEEHVVWRFNW; this is encoded by the coding sequence ATGAGCACAGCAACACCAGAGGCACCAAAGAAGAACCGGACGGTGCTAGACCAACACGGTCAGTCCTATGAGCTGACGGGGCGTATCGGCGAAGGCGGTCAGGGGATCGTTTGCACGACCAACTACCCCAACGTTCTCGTCAAAATCGCGCGTGCAACCACAGATGAGAAGCGAGCCAGTTGGACGAACAAGATCCGCGCTCTTATGCGTCAGCCACTTGACGGCCTCCCGATAGCACACCCGCAAGCCCTCATCACTCAGCCGCAGCCCGGTTACGTCATGGAATTGATGGATGGACTGGCGCCAATGACTGCACTGATGCAGGTGGCGACTGACGCCTTGATGTCAGATGATGGCCTCTCCGGCTATGTCAAGACAGGTGGCTTGTTGCGTCGGTTGAAGATGCTGGCGCGACTGGCTCGGGTGCTGGCGGATCTGCACGGCCGAGGACTCGCCTATGGCGATCTCTCTCCTGCAAATGTCTTCGTATCGCAGTCACTTGAGTACGCCGAAGTCTGGTTAATCGATGCTGACAACGTTGCGAGTCAGTCGCGCGATGGTCAACAAGGAGTTTTCACCCCCGATTACGGGGCTCCAGAGATTCTGAGGGGAGAGTCCGGCATCAATACACTGACCGACAGTTGGAGTTTTGCGGTCATGGCGTATCGCATCCTCACGCTGGTTCACCCCCTCAAGGGGGACGTTGTGCTTGATGGTGAACCCGAGCGTGAAGAGGCGGCCCTCCGAGGCGAACTCCCTTGGGTAGATCACCCAGTTGATCGCAGCAACGCCTTGTCGATAGGTCTTCCCCGCGAAATCACACTCAATGCTCCACTGCGAGCGCTGTTCGAACGATGCTTCAATGCCGGGCTGAATAATCCGGGTGAGCGGCCAAGTCTAAGTGAGTGGGCTGATGCCTTTGAGGCCGCCACGGGGCATTGCGATCAATGTGAGTCTTGTGGCAACACGTTTTTCTACACCTCAAAGCACACCTGTCCATTTTGCGATCACGCCCAGGATGCGAATCGTACGATCCTCTTGCAGGAATATCGCTATATGCCGCCTGATCTGCTCCGGGAGGGCTTGCCGGAGGAGGTTCCAGAGTCGTTGATTCGAAAAGAGTGCTGGACTCGCACAGGCAAGGCGATGGTTTTGAGTATGAGCCCTGCCGAGTTAAAGACTTTGCCTTTGGGGACGTCCCTGTACGCGGATGCCCGTCTGCTATGCACTGTCGAACTTGCCAGGGATGGCTTGTGGATAGAGCCATCAGCCGGTACGAAAGTCTCCTTGCAAAGAGCATCTGACGACAAAGTCGTCCCGGTTGTGCGTCGGCAGCGGCTCAAGTCAGACAGTCGTTCAGGAGTGTCTTTCTGGCTCCACCTAGGCGCAGTAAAAGAAGAGCACGTCGTTTGGCGCTTCAACTGGTGA
- a CDS encoding DUF2357 domain-containing protein: MIFLDRLTGSKLSRLPDALLPGRYCLLEPLVVNGHSRLQPGDLLSDDGSGVLRIQDTESQVLAIDQSDDDQADSDLSAEAIISIAGKNAHAHDANVSPMLPAEMAAQCALEELERDLAAVLRDGHLHSISDRPRRDLRYDNLVAPVARARRLATSALSHLASHSDCWQQRTLSGVQPRKVLARFSEDDYAIYENRLYKRLLDRLDRHLARRLARIRGVNSRLERALEFQDSEQTHFRLRQDICRLWGESYLDDKTGMQLEAGKRALSDLESQLRAIRGLKQRGLYSLVPPASVVPSQVHRTNILNHDPHYRHLPPLWEKLKDDREDRLLSPEERLARQLQLQLAYVSYVGLVIRRALERYGLRRVDGNFVFSWAGRRFVLRRDVHDWVVTQSEGSTLRIVPIAWFGASINISESLEPDRIVCWPGVPTSVASPQSLPVSPLDLYVVEKVGKLIDEWMLRQLLQGHGRKLGPLPTPAKKLTETWPEQFESISPTHVRLLAPLDGQKAAELKASLKGAANSQVEGAVGDAIEQIAALAQLCGHPARFERGQQQDFYCQCGTCQTTWSLKTTGKRRHFSMRPKGASAVPEADGFVWSGRDWLDFDLDLAGG, encoded by the coding sequence ATGATATTTCTGGACCGTCTTACGGGTAGCAAACTCAGCCGCCTACCCGACGCGCTTCTGCCGGGGCGGTATTGCTTGCTTGAGCCACTCGTGGTCAATGGACACAGCCGCTTGCAGCCCGGCGATCTGCTCTCGGATGACGGGTCGGGCGTCCTCCGGATTCAAGACACTGAATCCCAGGTGCTCGCTATCGATCAGTCTGACGACGATCAGGCGGACTCCGATCTGTCTGCAGAGGCGATTATTTCCATTGCCGGAAAAAACGCTCACGCACATGATGCAAATGTCTCGCCCATGCTGCCCGCTGAGATGGCCGCCCAATGCGCGCTCGAAGAACTTGAGCGCGACTTGGCGGCGGTACTCAGAGATGGTCATCTGCATTCAATATCTGACCGCCCCCGCAGAGACCTTCGATATGACAACTTGGTTGCGCCAGTGGCGCGAGCTCGACGCCTCGCGACTTCGGCATTAAGTCACCTAGCGTCACACTCTGATTGCTGGCAGCAGCGTACGCTCAGTGGTGTTCAACCGCGCAAGGTTCTCGCACGTTTCAGCGAGGACGACTATGCCATCTATGAGAACAGGCTCTACAAGCGGCTACTGGATCGCCTTGATCGACACCTTGCTAGGAGATTGGCTCGCATCCGGGGAGTCAATTCACGACTGGAGCGGGCTTTGGAGTTCCAGGACTCTGAGCAGACGCATTTTCGACTTCGCCAGGATATCTGTCGCCTTTGGGGGGAGTCATATCTTGATGACAAGACCGGGATGCAGTTGGAGGCAGGAAAGCGTGCACTTAGCGACTTGGAGTCCCAGTTGCGTGCAATCAGAGGGTTGAAGCAAAGGGGGCTTTATTCGCTGGTACCTCCTGCATCTGTGGTTCCTTCCCAAGTTCACCGTACAAACATTCTCAACCACGACCCGCACTATCGTCATCTGCCCCCGCTTTGGGAGAAGTTGAAAGATGATCGAGAAGACCGGCTCTTATCCCCGGAAGAGCGCTTGGCGCGGCAACTGCAATTGCAACTGGCTTACGTCAGTTACGTTGGTCTTGTGATCAGGCGGGCGCTTGAAAGGTATGGTCTGCGCAGGGTTGATGGAAATTTCGTCTTCAGTTGGGCGGGACGGCGTTTCGTACTACGGCGTGATGTACATGATTGGGTCGTAACTCAGTCTGAGGGATCTACCCTGAGGATCGTGCCGATTGCATGGTTCGGCGCGTCAATAAATATCAGTGAGAGTCTGGAGCCTGATCGCATCGTGTGTTGGCCAGGCGTGCCAACCAGTGTCGCATCGCCGCAGAGTCTTCCTGTCTCACCGCTGGACCTTTATGTCGTGGAGAAGGTGGGGAAGTTGATCGATGAGTGGATGTTGCGGCAGTTGCTCCAAGGTCATGGCCGAAAACTGGGGCCGTTGCCCACACCGGCCAAAAAGCTAACCGAGACTTGGCCCGAACAGTTTGAATCTATTTCGCCTACCCACGTCAGGCTCCTTGCGCCACTCGATGGTCAGAAAGCTGCCGAACTGAAGGCATCACTCAAAGGTGCGGCTAATTCGCAAGTTGAGGGCGCCGTCGGGGATGCCATCGAGCAGATCGCAGCACTTGCCCAACTTTGCGGACATCCAGCACGATTCGAGCGCGGGCAGCAGCAAGACTTCTACTGCCAATGCGGGACTTGCCAGACAACTTGGTCGCTCAAGACAACAGGGAAAAGGCGACACTTCTCTATGCGACCGAAAGGCGCCTCTGCTGTACCGGAGGCGGATGGCTTTGTTTGGTCTGGGAGGGATTGGCTGGATTTCGACTTGGATTTGGCAGGGGGATGA
- a CDS encoding DUF927 domain-containing protein translates to MSEAFDTMTADLFGADVADVPVIEPSPAPILAGTAERNGRELNGSLKSFPDLGADEGAAADSASPHSFGDVPDVPAVHLNNGAGSSGTAGGTAGVPGVPALADLIEAATAGDGGDTEETAVPSVPEENRPCFKVYDGWTLLDTGRKLRPGVWLHGMSKPKKEEMPVPVDSWVCGPLHIEAQTFDGTENNFGRLLRFKNTAGRWRSWAMPMELLKGDGSDLRGELLAMGLELDPFARQTLARYLQERTPKKRIRCALQVGWCGDVFVLPDAVIGPNAAGVIFQSGERSHDEHGQAGTLDGWQTEIASRAVANPLFLLALSAAFAGPLLKRTNTEGGGLHFVGDSSTGKTTILEAACSVWGGPGYRRSWRATANGMEGAAALFNDCLLALDEISECDPREVGAIVYSLGNGRGKQRASRTGAARSVTRWQAFIVSTGERTIGTTMMEGGHRTKAGQAVRLLDIPAARRFGCFDELHGMASGTALSDAIKRAATQHHGRAGRAFLERLTHDERDMAVRLESLKALTEFNPPEAEGQDKRAASRFAMLALAGELATEYGITGWPEGAALDAAVIGFQAWRSMRGGGNDERRQILDKLAGFLERHGDSRFSDWTADGAAIRDRAGWWKPDDTGGRLYLFNAEGLREALRGFDFKRALDVLEAAGAIPKANAEGERSRLERIGGRRMRVYPVFGDALREVGNGA, encoded by the coding sequence ATGAGTGAGGCATTCGACACCATGACCGCCGATCTTTTCGGCGCAGACGTTGCAGACGTTCCAGTGATCGAGCCGAGTCCCGCGCCAATACTGGCCGGAACGGCGGAACGGAACGGACGTGAACTCAATGGCTCGCTGAAAAGTTTCCCCGACCTGGGGGCGGACGAAGGCGCGGCGGCGGATTCTGCATCCCCTCATTCGTTTGGTGACGTTCCAGACGTTCCAGCCGTCCACCTCAATAACGGCGCGGGTTCCAGTGGGACGGCAGGCGGAACGGCAGGCGTTCCAGGCGTTCCGGCGCTGGCCGATCTGATCGAGGCCGCGACCGCTGGCGATGGCGGCGATACCGAGGAAACGGCGGTTCCGTCCGTGCCGGAGGAAAATCGTCCCTGCTTCAAGGTTTACGACGGCTGGACGCTGCTCGACACCGGGCGAAAGCTGAGGCCGGGCGTGTGGCTGCACGGCATGAGCAAGCCGAAGAAGGAGGAGATGCCGGTTCCCGTCGACTCCTGGGTATGCGGGCCGCTGCACATCGAGGCGCAGACCTTCGACGGCACGGAGAACAATTTCGGGCGGCTGCTGCGCTTCAAGAACACGGCGGGCCGCTGGCGTTCGTGGGCGATGCCGATGGAGCTGCTGAAGGGCGACGGCTCCGACCTGCGCGGCGAACTGCTGGCGATGGGGCTGGAACTTGATCCCTTCGCGCGCCAGACGCTCGCACGCTACCTGCAAGAGCGCACGCCGAAGAAGCGCATCCGGTGCGCGCTGCAAGTCGGATGGTGCGGTGACGTGTTCGTGCTGCCGGATGCGGTGATCGGGCCGAATGCGGCGGGCGTGATCTTCCAGAGCGGCGAACGCTCGCACGACGAGCACGGGCAGGCCGGAACGCTCGACGGGTGGCAGACCGAGATCGCATCGCGGGCGGTGGCGAATCCGCTGTTCCTGCTGGCGCTGTCGGCTGCCTTTGCCGGGCCGCTGTTGAAGCGCACCAACACCGAAGGCGGCGGGCTGCATTTCGTGGGCGATTCCTCGACCGGCAAGACGACGATTCTTGAGGCCGCATGTTCCGTGTGGGGCGGGCCTGGGTATCGCCGGAGCTGGCGGGCAACGGCAAACGGCATGGAAGGCGCGGCGGCGCTGTTCAATGACTGCTTGCTGGCACTGGACGAGATCAGCGAATGCGACCCGCGCGAGGTGGGGGCCATCGTCTACAGCCTGGGCAATGGGCGCGGCAAGCAGCGTGCGAGCCGAACGGGCGCGGCGCGATCCGTGACCCGCTGGCAGGCGTTCATTGTGTCGACGGGCGAGCGCACCATCGGCACAACGATGATGGAGGGCGGGCACCGCACCAAGGCCGGGCAGGCGGTGCGGCTGCTCGACATTCCTGCGGCGCGGCGCTTCGGCTGCTTTGATGAACTTCACGGCATGGCGAGCGGCACCGCGCTGTCGGACGCGATCAAGCGGGCGGCGACTCAACATCATGGCCGGGCCGGGCGGGCGTTCCTCGAAAGGCTGACGCACGACGAGCGCGACATGGCCGTGCGGCTCGAATCCCTGAAAGCACTGACCGAGTTCAACCCGCCAGAGGCCGAAGGGCAGGACAAGCGCGCCGCATCCCGCTTTGCGATGCTCGCGCTGGCGGGCGAGCTGGCGACCGAGTACGGCATCACCGGCTGGCCGGAAGGTGCGGCGCTCGACGCTGCGGTGATTGGGTTCCAGGCGTGGCGGTCCATGCGCGGCGGCGGCAACGACGAGCGGCGGCAAATCCTCGACAAGCTGGCCGGGTTCCTCGAACGGCACGGGGATAGCCGGTTCTCCGACTGGACGGCAGACGGCGCGGCGATCCGTGATCGGGCGGGCTGGTGGAAGCCTGACGACACGGGCGGGCGGCTGTACCTGTTCAACGCGGAAGGGCTACGCGAGGCGCTGAGGGGCTTCGACTTCAAACGGGCGCTCGACGTACTGGAGGCGGCGGGCGCGATCCCGAAGGCGAACGCGGAAGGGGAGCGGTCCAGGCTGGAGCGAATCGGCGGTCGCCGGATGCGCGTCTATCCCGTTTTTGGCGATGCGCTGCGTGAGGTGGGCAATGGGGCTTGA
- a CDS encoding DEAD/DEAH box helicase, giving the protein MKLGDFPLLSSELVQFTCDDLGTDWQIGEAVSVQAHGNDYLLRQGDSVCVGEVEGRQDRTALQVQRGLTLWVLRNRHGEVLHLQSLDLVEQIQLDLAISVDEAIAEQLASRGEISAPDVPTTVGWLNEQFISAEKAPHPEMDRVFLGRFDNVSDESFVLFGAGWRGNVKQEAGVLKLMSVTRLKGATARVAMAVGKISFQDASVAVRLQSTEQRALLDAALRDNGSYLRLWQEYGALEWEQARDCARELGSLRFNSAELVEGELWAWFLKVDADHLKDFRKRWKALGLANTTQVELGDRELDLDSELEDAPGKADRTRRRPVRGVLRFERDGVVLVPSQDRRSERPPTKGFIYYSLSGDEAVQTRRARARQSINEGRRLPQLSYLLEGVAPPSARRRQLDGLSTYAKSCFKGVPTKRQIEALEKAINTPDIALIVGPPGTGKTQVIAALQRRLAETLGENSLQHQVLISSYQHDAVDNALNRAEVFGLPAVRIGGRGRRYEGGVDPVGVWCERKRKEISVLLDAIQLNDPLTQPLEELDRRITALRLASMSAQERQTQFEQIDILLRQLFDLDVRLPAQVKDRWDDFLAQQQRVETQRQANEPAGLVRLLRALRTSSIGFADDGPDRAHQLERTLRRSNVKLQDSEWGLLQRLSVVAHATEADLAELDAFKRSMLDRLSPDYRPPQLKQALSGEALGLLADIEHAIDAPLRQSRRGISAVVASYHAALAQAPNEAARAVREYASIVGATCQQSAGNAMSSLKELSDLDASEGIEFDTVVIDEAARANPLDLFVPMAMARRRIILVGDHRQLPHLVQRELEDELISRQSLTEAQAKAYEQSLFERLVKQLREQEKVDNIKRVVMLDTQYRMHPTLGDFISKQFYESEGLDVLHSGRPAQDFAHTIPGYQGKCAAWLDVPLQDGKETFLKPGYQRRAEAISIAKEVKRIADSCGPSLSIGVISFYRAQCDLILDALADEGLAEEEDGEIRIARSYRQTESGDERLRVGTVDAFQGKEFDVVYLSVVRANDVVIPDQKDGEERERLLNSKYGHLRLANRMNVAMSRQRKLLVAVGAKHMAEGPESEEGVPALAAFLKLCRKEIAHGR; this is encoded by the coding sequence ATGAAACTCGGCGACTTTCCTCTTCTGTCGAGTGAACTTGTCCAGTTCACTTGTGACGACCTGGGAACTGATTGGCAGATCGGTGAGGCCGTGTCAGTACAGGCACACGGTAATGACTATCTTCTCCGACAGGGCGACTCCGTTTGCGTCGGCGAAGTAGAAGGACGCCAAGATCGAACTGCGCTTCAGGTCCAACGAGGCCTGACGTTGTGGGTGTTAAGAAATCGGCATGGCGAGGTTCTCCACCTTCAATCGCTGGATTTGGTCGAGCAGATCCAGTTGGATTTGGCGATTTCTGTTGATGAGGCCATTGCGGAGCAATTGGCCAGCAGGGGGGAGATTTCTGCTCCAGACGTACCCACTACAGTTGGTTGGTTGAATGAGCAATTCATCTCTGCCGAGAAAGCACCGCACCCAGAAATGGATCGTGTTTTTCTTGGTCGCTTCGACAACGTTTCCGATGAGAGTTTCGTTCTATTTGGTGCAGGCTGGCGCGGCAACGTCAAACAAGAGGCTGGCGTGCTGAAACTGATGAGCGTCACTCGCCTCAAGGGTGCTACAGCACGTGTGGCGATGGCCGTTGGCAAGATCTCTTTCCAAGATGCCAGCGTCGCCGTGCGGCTCCAAAGTACAGAGCAGCGCGCACTCTTGGATGCCGCGCTGCGCGACAACGGTAGTTACCTACGTTTATGGCAAGAGTATGGTGCGCTCGAATGGGAGCAAGCTCGAGATTGCGCGAGGGAACTGGGTTCTCTTCGCTTCAATAGCGCGGAACTCGTCGAAGGCGAACTGTGGGCCTGGTTTCTAAAAGTTGATGCTGATCATCTGAAGGATTTCAGGAAGCGATGGAAAGCTTTGGGGCTGGCGAACACGACGCAAGTGGAGCTTGGGGATCGGGAGCTTGATCTTGATTCCGAGCTTGAAGACGCGCCGGGCAAAGCTGATCGAACACGCCGTCGCCCGGTTCGCGGTGTATTGCGGTTCGAGCGAGATGGCGTGGTCTTGGTTCCGAGTCAGGACAGGCGCTCAGAACGCCCCCCAACCAAGGGGTTCATCTACTACTCACTATCAGGTGATGAAGCCGTACAGACCCGTCGTGCGCGCGCAAGGCAATCTATCAATGAAGGGCGGCGACTGCCGCAATTGAGCTACTTGCTGGAAGGGGTGGCTCCGCCAAGCGCCCGGCGACGTCAGCTCGACGGCTTATCCACCTACGCCAAATCTTGTTTCAAGGGTGTTCCGACCAAGCGCCAGATTGAGGCGTTAGAGAAGGCGATAAATACACCTGATATCGCACTGATCGTTGGCCCACCAGGAACGGGCAAGACCCAGGTCATTGCAGCTTTGCAGCGCCGCCTTGCCGAAACACTCGGTGAAAACTCGCTGCAGCACCAAGTGCTGATCAGCAGTTACCAGCACGATGCAGTGGATAACGCCCTTAATCGTGCTGAAGTCTTTGGCTTGCCTGCCGTTCGAATTGGCGGTCGAGGGCGCCGTTACGAAGGCGGTGTCGACCCCGTTGGTGTTTGGTGTGAACGCAAACGGAAGGAAATCTCTGTTCTACTCGACGCGATTCAGTTGAATGACCCGCTGACTCAACCATTGGAAGAGCTTGATCGGCGCATCACGGCATTGAGACTCGCAAGCATGTCGGCACAGGAACGCCAAACACAGTTCGAGCAAATTGATATCCTTTTGCGTCAGTTGTTCGATCTAGACGTTCGTCTCCCGGCCCAAGTTAAGGACCGATGGGATGATTTTCTTGCTCAGCAGCAGAGAGTCGAAACCCAGCGTCAGGCCAATGAGCCTGCTGGGCTTGTGCGCTTGCTGAGGGCTCTGCGCACGAGTTCTATCGGGTTCGCCGATGACGGTCCGGACAGAGCTCACCAGCTTGAGCGCACGCTGCGGCGCAGCAACGTCAAACTTCAAGATTCGGAATGGGGCTTGCTCCAGCGACTTTCAGTGGTTGCCCATGCCACTGAAGCAGACCTTGCTGAATTGGATGCGTTTAAGCGGTCCATGCTGGATCGGCTGAGCCCCGATTACAGGCCCCCTCAGCTTAAGCAAGCGTTGAGCGGAGAAGCACTTGGTCTCTTGGCCGACATTGAGCACGCAATCGACGCGCCTTTGCGTCAATCTCGCCGTGGTATCTCTGCGGTAGTGGCCTCGTACCACGCGGCACTCGCTCAGGCCCCCAATGAGGCAGCGAGAGCTGTTCGCGAGTACGCCAGCATCGTCGGTGCGACATGCCAACAGTCAGCTGGTAATGCGATGAGCAGTTTGAAAGAGTTGAGCGACCTAGATGCATCAGAGGGAATTGAGTTTGACACGGTTGTCATCGACGAAGCCGCAAGAGCAAACCCTCTCGACCTTTTCGTTCCTATGGCGATGGCGCGGCGTCGCATCATCCTGGTCGGCGACCATCGACAACTACCTCACCTTGTTCAGCGAGAGTTGGAAGACGAACTCATTTCCAGACAAAGCCTGACTGAGGCTCAAGCGAAGGCGTATGAGCAGAGTCTTTTTGAGCGGCTGGTGAAGCAGCTTAGGGAGCAAGAGAAAGTCGACAACATCAAGCGCGTCGTGATGCTCGATACGCAGTACAGAATGCATCCGACACTGGGTGACTTCATCAGCAAACAGTTCTATGAATCTGAGGGGTTGGACGTCTTGCACTCGGGGCGACCTGCGCAAGATTTCGCTCACACGATTCCTGGCTACCAAGGCAAATGTGCTGCTTGGTTGGATGTGCCTCTGCAGGACGGGAAAGAAACATTCCTAAAACCCGGTTATCAAAGACGGGCGGAGGCAATTTCTATTGCAAAAGAGGTTAAGCGGATTGCAGACTCTTGTGGGCCGTCGCTGAGCATTGGGGTCATCAGTTTCTACCGCGCCCAGTGTGACCTGATACTTGATGCACTGGCGGACGAGGGCTTGGCAGAGGAAGAGGATGGGGAGATCCGGATCGCGCGCTCCTACCGGCAGACTGAATCAGGTGATGAGCGACTGCGCGTCGGCACGGTTGACGCGTTTCAAGGCAAAGAGTTTGACGTCGTCTACCTGTCCGTAGTGCGAGCTAACGACGTGGTGATTCCCGATCAGAAGGACGGGGAAGAGCGCGAACGATTGCTAAACAGCAAGTATGGACACTTGCGGTTGGCAAATCGCATGAACGTGGCGATGAGTCGCCAGAGGAAGCTCCTCGTCGCCGTCGGTGCCAAACACATGGCCGAAGGGCCCGAGTCCGAGGAAGGGGTACCGGCTCTGGCTGCATTCCTCAAGCTTTGCAGAAAGGAGATAGCGCATGGCCGCTAA